TTATAGattatgaagtgaacacaaatCACATCTTCCCCCTTTCTGGATGCAAGTTgtaattgttttcattttttttttttttcattttaagcaACCACAAGTGATCCTATCTCTTGGTTCTAGGTCCACAgacttaaaaaaaaaccaattttacaGCCACTGTTTTTTCTATTTCAACATTTAGCACATTAAATGGAAATCAACAGCCTTAGTAATtagtataattttgtatttttgtattttgtaactaTAACAAAACCCAATTTTGACACTTACCTGACAGTTTGGACTAGTAGACTACTAAAAACACTGAAGTTGTGCAACCCAAGTCTTGATGCTTTAAgtagtactacaccctcgataaatttgtgtccattttgcattttctctaaaactaataacacagtggtagaaaaagttatgtatattataggggcaaggaatccaattactacactggaatttcagtgacccaagacaagcggtttgttatttatgataataaataaGGTACccctaggatgtacctcatttcttatcatatatactaaaccacgtgtcttgagtcactgaaatttcagtgtagtaattggattcattgccccaataatatacataacttttattacagtgtgttattattttttttgctaaaaatgcaaaaatagtcacaatttaccacaggtgtagtaccccttaatatggACATAAATGAAATGTACAGGTGTGCACATTCAGTATCTGGTTGGAAAATTGGGTTAtttcttcatgtaattttacacaaaattaaggTTAGGcggagggttaggattagcttaggaaataattacatgaaggattagAATTAgcttaaacaaaataataaatgatcaatCAAAAAATTGACAGCAATAGTGTGGTTGTAatcaacatgttatataattacgctttttttttttttttttccagaattttatatcattatatgaGTATTATGGCTACAAGATCCCAAACACCTGTGAACTGACTCCCAGACGAGACATGTATCTGGACAATGAGCGACACAAAGATGAAGGTGGTCCTAATAAATGGGGATGTAATTACTGCGGCAAAATGTTCATCCATGAACAGTGGCTGGACAGACATTTTGAAAATCGCCATATGAGACAAGTTTATCGGGTAGGGTACCGTTTTCCTGAATTTATCACTGTGAAAAGAAAAGTACATTGTATTGGACAAACCACCTCATTATATTAAAGTTCGCCTGAACAATGGTGGAATAGCTTTGGTATCCTGGCAATACGAGGAGCAAAACAATGTAGAAAATGAGTACTTATTCCACCCAAATTAGCAAAACAATTTACAAAACTAGTACTTATTCTATCCAGTTTTAAGTAGTTAACCAAGGCAATGCTCTGTACAAGTAGTGGTCTGAAGATCTACATGTAGTAGTGGCATGACGATCTTGAGTTAGTACTCATATTAGTACTAGTTTTGAAGTGGAATGTCAAAAGCTGGTCTTAAATTGCTACTTGGAGTAGTGTAACTAAAACGAAGGAGAGACAAAAGATAATTCCTCATTGTTACCAGGAATTAAAAACAAGGTGGTTTATCTCATACAAGGATACTGTTTTACAGGGTATACTCTCTTGAGAAAAAACAATTTTTCACCTGTGAATCAATATTGTTAGATTTTCTTTTAAGGAAGCCCTGAAGTATTTGATCTCACCTGAACTCTGAGAAGATATctaacccttcccagaatcctttgcaacatgatacatcccctcatttcatcaaatgacactccttcAGCTGCTGTGTGCAAGtgcattgatataaaattggtcaTTTGATGTCAAGAAAGGGGTGAACAAAAAGGGTGGGCCTTGAAACCCCCAATACCCTTTTTACCCTTTAAAACTTTTGCTACTTGTTTTCATTCTATGTTTACCTTCAGCATTCAGACAAAGTGTGCTTGGCAGATCATTGCGACTACTTACGCTGTGAAGTAATATCAGGTGCAAAGAAACCATCGTACTGGGAACAAGCACTCTGCAAACAGCCAGATCTAGATAAGCTGCGACAAAAGTGTGAGGTAAGGTTACAAAATAATGTATTCTAGCAACAGAATTACTGTAGTTGTTTTTATAGAtcataaagtttgttcggcttataagaCCATAtattgattagaggttaataactgcgcatcggttatttggagggcattgtgaaaaatctaaacattttgcctttggaaccgaggaatatcccgaggggctagggatattccgaggtccaaagcaaaatgtttagatttttcacaatgcccgacatattaccgatgcaaaattatttacctcattcataaccgtcactttgatctcttcactttacaaaattacacaaaattttgctcaaaagtttgtaaaaattaatgatttttacatcttccctttccaaaaatcgatcaggctaaaacaggacgaccaataacaaaagtgcatatcacaatctgtgcaaatatgatatcgtgcaatccaaatacggcagccagcacgTGCGCAGTTTGTTTGATGCACACGGCAACGCGGAGGCTACTAATATGTTACTttcgaacaattacgcatttttgtggtcaattgtgagatattaatgacctcaatTTGCGTTCGCGATTTCACAGATAACTAAATGTGATTGGATCCCACCGTTCACACGCATCACGTTTAATAATGAGGTTCTgaatatagaatggcatgcatgcgATTGGGCCCAGTGCTTTCGCTAGTTGTCTAGTCTGTATGGTCAAGTTAGTCAGAAAAGTTAGCATGAGCCCTGAGCACAAGTAGTAACTGTAATGTATTCAAGGCCGGGGGGTACTCGATGCAAAGGACCATAATAATGAGATGTGTGCAAACGTGTATTGCATTTTTGGCCATTTGGTTTATCAATGACCCGTTTTTCTAGAccaattttccccaaaaaattcCCAATTGCATGACTACTGGCATGGAGTGCAGTGAAAGTGGAATTATCATATGATTAATTCTTAACACTTTTACTTTGTTGATTTTGAACCATCTCACTTGTTTCCAAATTTGCGAATCTTCAAAAATCCATCTCACTTGTTTCCAAATCTTCCTAACATAAACATATACGCGGAGGAAATTTACTTACACAATCTTGCTACTTGCAGTGGAAATAAGAACCATGTATCGCACACAAGTACCAATTTTACCAATAAATTACAATGGAACCATGACTTGCATAGGCAAATAAGGCAGAGAAAAAATTCCGGACGTATCTGCCTGTGTTGAACCTGAGCCCTTCAGATAGTGCATCTGATGCTCTAACCAATGAGATGTGGTTTATGTGTAACTCTTTATTTTATGTACTGTATTTGTTAACATTTATACAGGCTACCATGAAATCCTGTCTTCCAGATTCACTCACAGGGATGCATCGGCATGACTTTCTAGGTATGATTAGTAGACATACAAATAACTGATGTGACATATAAATATCTTTTTCAAAGTGGTGATGGAGAAATACATGTAGATACCCTTGAGGCGACAAAAAAAATCCTGTTCTATATATGTCCgacccagtttttttttttttttgggggggagttttcatgtacaaatgaatgcctacccaaattttaaaaatttcaggaaaatggtttttttttgtatttcaaaatatttacagattttggtgatttttaaagTCTCTATAATCTCTACATTGAGTACACTcagtacaaaacaattaaaaatgttaaggtttgcttgactttaagtGGCACAGAATAAATGCTATCAACACACAAGTAACACATGGTAAGTTTGGTAATTGGTAGTCTCTAACTTCTAAGTCGCATTGCAACATGCTTCTTTATTTTGTACTTAATGCAGTAGAACATATtaaaaaagctgggccagtaaatttattgcagggccagtagatttgccatttcactgatccggagggccagtagaaaactgaaacctaaatCTGTCCCTGATTTGAACGTTTGAATTTTGCCAGGAGCTAAAATCAATTTATTATATTCTGTCAGAATTTTAACATACTTTGCAAAAGTAATGTAAAAAGAATAGCAAGTTaaattttgttctttattttcAGATAAATTGAAGAAAAATATGTGTGCTTCATTAACATGTGAAAAATACTGGGAGAATCCCATGAAACAGGTGAGGTCTAGGAGTGTTATTGTTGAATCACAAGATAGATTGTTCCAATTCTATGTGACAGAATGGCAAGTTGATAGGAACAATGCATTTTTCACAGAATTTAAGATAGATGAAATTTAAGACAGCTAAAAGGGAATTTTGTGATCCAACgcatcatcccccccacttttcttaaAAAATTTTGGAAACTTCTGACTACAAAATGTTCATGTACAAAAatgttcttgcagattaattcgctaaGCAAGactatcgtgaaatttgaattacattctggtacaccagaactaAATTACAACAGCAGTGTAACACATACTCATGCATAATTGCAAAATCGAaaccaactgaaattttgggaatatgtgacatgatcaaggagaatgagtcacatgttgaccctgATCGAAAATGAGTTtgacatatgtttctaaagaggacatttagagctttctgaaactgaaaaccatatattgatacttttctttgcaaagttacatctattaatcaatcactgaaaacaatataaaacaaaagaatttcaacactttctttgccaatatctcaaaatcaatattagtgacatccgactcattttccttgatcgtgtcacatatgcttttttcatagatatctactgaaaaatgtcataaaaaagaggatgctaggatcacaaccctttaatttttgttttataaatGATATTGCTTAAAATACTAAGAAATACATTTAGTCATTATCAACATCACACCATATTTGGTGTGAcacacttcacattttggggtccatcCCATAGCTAACTTGGTGAGTCTGAGAGTCAGGGTACGGTTTGACACATGCTACAGCATAGCACTgtgatggtatacaaatattaactgtctatgagtgtgatggtcgaaatataatcacgagatGAAAGATGAATTGCTGGAACAAtgcatctttcaccgagtgattatatttcgaccattacacaaatttaacacagttaatatttgttttatatcactcatacataaattctgttgctcaaaaatactatttaagatagggaatacattttttcatcaacataacaccatgttttgccgtgacataCTTAACATTTTGGTGTCCAACCCTTAAACTAAattggcgagtctaagagtcagcgcacggcttggcgcaggcgcactacggtgCTGCAGAACAATCCATCTTTCTCCTCGTGATTTAATTTCAACCATTACACTCATACACAGTAAATATTagaatattatatcactcatacataaattctagacagttcattggttgatagccatcccatcagcctctccgtgtgatagtttttaccatcatagcaTTCCACAAGCTGGAATGTGAGTTGGCGACTCTGCGTTTTGTGACTCATGAATGAGAATTGAGAAATGATGAGAAATCATGcagtcacttcattaatattattaatattaataatgtgatCTACTGCGGGGTAGTTCATTGTTTAGTTTAGCAGCCGAGTATTAAGTAGTGGTGTAAGTAAGTAACacagcatttataatgcgcctaatgccagaggatacaaagcgcagaaacacagaaaaacaaaaacaaaagagtCAAAAGCAACATCATGAGAAAAGGTATGTTTTGAGAAGGGATTTGAACCCGGTGACAGTTTGGACACTGCGGATATTTAGGGGAATTGAGTTCCATTTGTAAGGAGCAACCACTGAAAAGGCCCTGTCTCCGGCACCCTTGTTCGTCCTTGGTACACGAAGATTAAGACCGTGGTCCGAACGTGTGGTGACTGAGACCTCATGAGGACGTTTAACAATTAGGCACTCATCGATATACAGGGGACACAGCCCATTCAGTTGTATATATAAAGCAGAGTTTTGAAAGTAATGTGTTCCTTTATACGAAGCCAGTGGAGTTCTTTCAACAGGGGACTGATGGAAGTGCGTCTCGGCGACAAGAAGACTAAGCAGGCACATTTATTCTGGAGCCGTTGTAATCGACCAATATCCATCTGCGCAATATTGTTGAACAAAACATTACAGTAGTCCAGGCGGGATAATATCATGGCTCTGACAATATTGGCACAAGTATCCTGATAGATATATTTCCGGATCCTGTACAAATTACGGATTTGCCAGTTGATGGTTTGGCTAAGCTTAGTGATATGTTGGTCCATGTTCAATTGCTGGTCAAAAACAAAACCTAAGTTTCGCACAGTGAATGATTGAGGAATGATGTGGAAGTTGACATCTTGCAACCGGAATTTATGATTAGAAGATGACATTACAAAAAACTCTGTTTTATCAGGATTTAACTTAAGTTTGTTTGTTATCATCCATGCGTTAATATCCCTAACACACTGAGAAATCTTGAAAATAGCACGTGGTGCTCATTGTCGATTATGGAATAAGATAAATATTGATCGGTTCCGAATTGGAATTTCAGATCGGATTTGGAAAAGCTAGAATGGATCAGGATGAGATTAGCAGAAGTTCAGATCGGCCAGTCCGGTGTGCAAAAGAAATGAAGCTGGCAGGATTATTCCAAATTGTTGAGGACATGTCTGGTTGGTACTATTCGGGGAATGACAGAATGGGAGTGGAAATATCATACTGCAGTGTTGTTATGATCTACATTGTAAATTGAGCTGTAAACTACTGTgatttttaacaatgttgcttTCTGTTCTATTTCTTTGCAGTCCTCATCTCACATTACAGCAGTGTATATAGTGTTATCCTGTATGCTGGCTATTGGCCTTCTATTGTACTATTTAGTAGCTTACACACATTTCTAGTAAGTATAtctgaactttttgaatgacagaGTTATGTACcaggtgtgagagttcagcttttatGTTGATGGTTTTGTGGTGTTGttgttttaacttttattttctgGTGTTTTTTCCCTACActtgctctgtacaaaagtatagaagctttcaaaattaaatttttttgctaactgtttttaaaaacagttggcaaaatttttttaattaaagctTAAAAGGTTTCAGCACTCTGCAGCAAACGCATGAAGTTTGAAACTGGGTTTTggatttggtaaaaacattttgattaCATTGAATgtcaaggtcatgaaaacgtcttgtatgaaaacacactacatgtACAACAACATTATTTGGCctcacacatatgtggggctcaTGTTATGGTCCAGATGGTTGTCTGCCTGGTTGGCTGCCTGCCGTGTTGGCTGTCTGTCCGGGCCATTAATCCACTTAAATGCAGtaacctatcaacttcaaacttggtatggtgatagggtATGGTGTcctatcaacttcaaacttggtatggtgataggatatggtgaccTCATGTGCtgcatagttttgtgtcatgttatttgcatatttatgaatattaatgagcttgtttgcctattttgcttcaattgcatattctttgtatttacaaacctttggtATAGGGCTACCTTAATTACGAATCGTGTAATTGTCATttttaatgttgtcaaaatgttattgtaaaacattttttgcaggcattttttgccaataatttcagcaacacttaaataacattgtgtcagaatattttacaataaatttccaaaaatgtttctgaatgttattaaaatgttttataccatttatatacactttatataactcaacatttaaaGGGGGTAACAGTATTGGTTtcggatatggattgtcttcaaacttacatacaatgacaaatatcatcccctttatgcatctatgtgagaaaacaggAACATTTTCAACGTaattgtgaataattagcataattagcaaTTCAATACATTGGTACacatgaattgcattctggtcagggaTCCCAAAACAACACTGCACTGTACGCCGTACGGTTAAGCGCATGACTCGATGAAAACAGGACGTTTCGCCTTGGCACTGACAACCAGTTTGTCTTAGTACAGGGTGCCCGCCAGGAAGTagcccccattgactttctgtacaaacagggtcggAAAAagcatcattttcttgactccagagcgactcagttcttcaaaacttaccctttctgcaagtcagatgaagacatccattgtagaaattatatacagagtccggcatttttctggaaaaactagaTTACCCTATAGCCATATAGTTTACAccacctcacaaatagcttggtgtttctgaaatgtaacagattttgaaagtttagccaaatcgtcATAAATATATTTTTGCGGGCGAGCTGGTATTGAGGTGAAACGGCTTGAATTCATCCTGATACCCAGAACTCCCTGTGCCGTGTAAAATTTTGATAAAGTGTTAACCATCAAAAGACTTTAGGAAATACATAGATTTGAAGCTTCAAATTGCAAGATGGTAATggagaaaaatataatctattatatgatatgaaaaactcatcaacaataagAAAAATCAAGGGAGGGGATGATGCTCTGGATCAGGTTTTggactttttaaacattttctgacaaccttttgtatAACTTTCTGCgaataatgttgaaaatgttttgtgtttgctaggtcaCAGACCTAATGTACAAAGGAAAATAATGGTAGCTTATGCATTTCTGATAAGTATATTTGCAAGAAAGATGCTCTACCCAGTACTTAAACATTTTAATTTCCCTCCCAGATAAATCATTTACATGtattgttgtttgttttggttcCATTTAGGTAAGTTAGGTCAGGCACCATGAAAATATGAGTATTTGTACATTACATTGCCCTCTCTTGACGAGAAGTTCAAATTGCCAAACCTGCAATTTAGCAGCCCAATTGGGCCACTTTTGAAAATTTCCCCCaagacaatttcctgtcccatagaaaccagtggttaagaaaacaaattgggcgacttttcaacattggctccagcgacttctggtagtttcctGTCCAAtgaaaaccaatggttaagagaaaaattgaatCGCTTTCAACTATTTGGTAATCCTGGAATGTATTTGCGTTGGGTCCTTTTTAAACATGACAGGGATAGGAAGAATATTAGTGACTCTATCAGTTTTGAAGGATTTTGTGCCAAAAGTATTGCAAATAAAAGTTCAGACTTTACTCTGGAGGGAAAACAGCCGAGAACTGAATGCACAAAAAATGAAGTTCTCAATCTGGGTTGTGACCAGGCTGAATTTAGTGCCGGGTAATTTACTTACATGGAAACACCCATCTACTAGGACATATGTTAGTGCCCCACCTATTGATGAAACTGAGAATTGAAAATATCGGATAGTGGCAAGTACTGCCGACTGGCGTAGTCACGACCCTGTTCTCAATAACAAGCATGCCCTTTATATCACTGCTTATAGCTCAAAATGTCATGTATTATTTTATGCATCCAATTTCCAAAATTTAGGGTCATAGTAGTAATAAACTGCTATAAATCACAGAATTTGATGAAACAGCAATTAGCCAATTTTTGCAAGCTGCAAATATTTATCACTGATAAttcataaagagttcaaactattttataaaaagacaaaaaaaaagacaatgtTTGGTCTCTGTAAGCATATGGTCTGTATGAATTACCAAAAATTATTCTATTGTGGCGTGATGATTGCCCAAGTAGCCCAATATCTGGTAGTGTagttttaagggtggtcttaaccctggaattacttttgggcctcataactgctaaattggtggtctaaagtatataaaagtatacatatttagaatgtcaaAGACATGATCAATTCCTTtgtaaggtcaaatttgggcaaaaatgctcatgtttggagaaaatcccccaaaataGGTTTTTTGGCCCAATGTTTTTGCTGACCACATATTAACAAAAACATTCTTtagtcaaaattatttttttattaatttttaaaaactggataaaaatatctaggacccattttttgattttctgcaaaaattaacatttttgcccaaatttgaccattCTGAATATGTATACTCGCATAATATACttaagaccaacaatttagcagttatgaggcccaaagttCCCATAATTTCAGAGTTTAAaataagaccacccttaaggtgatatttgaggcattttggagCGCAAATCAGACTTGAGGTttccaaaatatatcaatttatattttctttgtatcaatgtaattaatgagctaaaatgactgcaaAGGCTCCTTAATATCtaatttttgcctatattttgccAACaggtatattgatcagtgtactttgccctatttaaattattaatctattgaaaaaatttgcagtATTTCCAAAAATATCTTGATATACCACTTTAAAACCTGACCATGGAATTTGGAAAGTAGGATGTTATTGTAAAGTTTGAAAATGTTGTGTATTGGTTTTTGCATGTGTACACTTCTTTTAGTCATATATCATGCTATAATCATGGGAATAACAAGCTAGGTTaagtttaaggttattaattattttaaactgttgtgatttggtagttcacagcatcttacgaatggtagtgagctttggcaaaatctgcatagctcaattcatagcaagtgtgtagaagaattaaaatatcacagatatacttttataggtgctgcggttcttgagataagttgtaaagagggctgaaacaacaacacttttgtaaaacgtacataactaattaacaacaataaattaagcaagtttgcaaagtatacgatttgtagaatgaacttttgcaaaacattaaggtgttaattttcaataatatattgatctagataatgaaaatcgatttttaggttgcttcgaccaacaatacatcttCTACCCTTAAGACAGTGACAAATACAGCAGCTTACTGACCTGTAACGTAACAAATTGCCTACTCACTAAAAAAGCAAATTTAGGGATGGGTGTATAGCAGCTTATTGACCTGTAGCGTAAccaatttatttcattttgctAGGTTTGTGACACCAAGACAATTACAAGTGTAGGGATGGTATATAGCAGCTTATTGACCTGTATCTTAAACAGAAAGGTGACTGGTACTGGTTGTGTCATACAATGAAGCAGTGCACCATAACTGTTGCCATTAGAAACAATTATATAATGGTTGCGATTCAATAGCCCAATTGTGTGGATTTTGACAGTTTGTCCCCACAACTTTTGACCATTTTTCGTtgcattcaattcaattttatttgttttcaccTCACATCTCACATAACAAGTTATAATAGACAAATACGTTGGATAATGAGATGTGGACGCTGGGTGTGTGGACGGTGTGGCTGATGGCACCCATACAAACGAATGGTAAAGAGAAATCCTAGGTGAAAATTTTGGCAACCTTGttgttgaatattttgttttgtgttaTCAATACAAGTTATCATTTGTTCTAAGTTCAGTGACACCTCATATAGAAATAGGACCTGTCGAtgggttgtaagaggggatagccttatGCTTGATAAAATCAAACTAACCTGCCAGACGTGAACAAGGccatatataaaaatgttttcgCTACTCCAGCAACACAATATATTGTATAGGTAACAAAATGGTCACTCACCAATCAACGAATAAATTGaagaaaaatgtaggcctaaaaagTATAAaccaagtataggcctacatggtataTTTCGCTAAGTATGCTTTTAAAGCACACTTAGCGAACTTCCTCCAACCTTACTGCTGTAAGCCTACAGAGctattattatttaaattgcGTTTGGATAATATCCAGAGATAACATGTTCTGTATGCCATGATTGGTGACAGTgataatagtaaaaaaaaaaacaagcgcagtgatttatagtgtgttgcgcagacgttgatccacaagtctcagcacactttacattgtggggaataggcctattataatgttACCCTACCTAGAGTTAATCATACAGGTGTTTAGTGATTATCCAAGATAGtgccaaaatttgaatttcaatatGCACAGCATATTTTAACGTAAATCAATGTTATTACATATCACAGAAGAAAATACCATGTAGTTCTGTATTACATACAACATACAACAATttcttataaggcgcaatatccagtttgatcaaggcgccatacaaaatacaacaaacaataccaca
This DNA window, taken from Amphiura filiformis chromosome 16, Afil_fr2py, whole genome shotgun sequence, encodes the following:
- the LOC140136112 gene encoding uncharacterized protein, with translation MDATKCCKSFYLQAVTTIGILFIFIKNSHSLDCPRDRSRIARRLINQNFISLYEYYGYKIPNTCELTPRRDMYLDNERHKDEGGPNKWGCNYCGKMFIHEQWLDRHFENRHMRQVYRHSDKVCLADHCDYLRCEVISGAKKPSYWEQALCKQPDLDKLRQKCEATMKSCLPDSLTGMHRHDFLDKLKKNMCASLTCEKYWENPMKQSSSHITAVYIVLSCMLAIGLLLYYLVAYTHFYSDHSLLTDSDGLIKHRLAEEEQSHLQAPDGTVMRNRGGYAMSGT